The following coding sequences are from one Paenibacillus stellifer window:
- a CDS encoding substrate-binding periplasmic protein, with protein sequence MKRNVKSKWITLLVTAALTVMAGCGDNTASGGNGANASETPAASAESSSLSAIKEKGKIIIATGNYYPFEYLDPQTQKLVGYDIDLGNKIGEKLGVEVEWKEMQFTALIPSVQNGQVDMGIAAMYITDERKAAVDMSDVYMETGMTLVKRAGDDSIQGVEDLAGKVVGVKSGATSEAAAKELKAKGTDLEIKAYKDTTDYLMDLQLGRVDAAFNDYLNQMGYNKQHADAGLEIVGKPFTNAGLGLAVQKGNTVLLEAANEVIKEMEESGEAAALYEKWLK encoded by the coding sequence ATGAAAAGAAATGTAAAAAGCAAATGGATAACACTGCTGGTGACGGCGGCTTTAACAGTGATGGCAGGCTGCGGCGACAATACGGCGTCCGGCGGCAATGGTGCGAATGCAAGCGAGACTCCGGCGGCTTCCGCCGAAAGCTCTTCTCTGTCGGCTATTAAGGAAAAAGGCAAGATCATTATCGCAACGGGCAATTATTATCCATTCGAATATTTGGATCCGCAAACCCAGAAGCTGGTTGGCTACGATATCGACCTTGGCAACAAAATCGGCGAGAAGCTCGGCGTAGAGGTCGAGTGGAAGGAAATGCAGTTTACGGCGCTCATTCCTTCCGTACAAAACGGCCAGGTCGATATGGGCATCGCGGCGATGTACATTACAGACGAACGCAAAGCGGCCGTGGATATGTCGGACGTGTACATGGAAACGGGCATGACGCTCGTGAAACGGGCAGGCGACGATTCGATCCAAGGCGTAGAGGATTTGGCAGGCAAGGTCGTGGGCGTCAAGTCGGGCGCGACCAGCGAAGCCGCAGCCAAAGAGCTGAAAGCGAAAGGGACCGACCTGGAAATCAAAGCGTACAAAGATACGACCGACTATTTGATGGATTTGCAGCTGGGACGGGTGGACGCCGCGTTTAACGATTACTTGAACCAAATGGGCTATAACAAGCAGCATGCCGATGCCGGACTCGAGATCGTCGGCAAGCCTTTCACCAATGCGGGTCTCGGCTTAGCCGTCCAGAAAGGGAATACGGTGCTGCTCGAAGCAGCGAACGAGGTAATAAAGGAGATGGAAGAAAGCGGGGAAGCGGCAGCTCTATATGAAAAATGGTTGAAATAG
- a CDS encoding YgeY family selenium metabolism-linked hydrolase — translation MSGIHNPAVDRDEVIDLTRRAVRAKSLSGEEKEVAELLKSKMIEMGYDEAWIDPYGSVIGKVGGTGEGISILFDGHIDTVPVNSPEKWTYDPFGGEIVDGVMYGRGTTDMKGAVCAAIVAVGELARNAKRTGIRPKGDVWVSCTVYEELFEGVALGKVMDAVKPDCVVIMESTALNVNIGQRGRAEVNITAHGKSAHSSNPSRGINAVYAMNPVIAGLIALKPTRHDKLGQGISVVTDIVSSPYPGASVVPDLCRVTIDRRLLVGEDEALVTEQYEALLPAEGKYEVTVAEAELKCYTGSTLGGKRFFPAWMLVEGHPLVEHTVSALEAIGLSPELSAYSFCTNGSYSAGTAGVPTIGFGPSYEHVAHIVDEYIELDQLIQAAEGYYALASAITNLTRDGFANR, via the coding sequence ATGAGCGGAATCCATAATCCGGCGGTCGATCGGGATGAAGTTATAGATCTAACCAGACGGGCAGTACGGGCAAAAAGCTTGTCGGGCGAAGAAAAGGAAGTAGCAGAACTGCTGAAGAGCAAAATGATCGAGATGGGCTACGACGAAGCCTGGATCGATCCCTACGGCAGTGTCATCGGGAAGGTAGGCGGGACCGGCGAAGGAATAAGCATCCTGTTTGACGGCCATATCGATACGGTACCGGTCAACAGTCCGGAGAAGTGGACATATGACCCGTTTGGCGGGGAAATCGTAGACGGTGTTATGTACGGGCGCGGTACGACCGATATGAAAGGCGCAGTGTGCGCCGCGATCGTGGCCGTTGGCGAGCTGGCCCGCAATGCAAAACGTACGGGCATTCGGCCGAAGGGCGACGTATGGGTGTCCTGCACCGTATATGAAGAGCTGTTCGAAGGCGTAGCGCTCGGCAAGGTCATGGATGCTGTGAAGCCCGATTGTGTCGTCATTATGGAGTCTACGGCGTTAAACGTCAACATCGGACAGCGGGGACGCGCCGAGGTAAACATTACAGCGCACGGTAAATCAGCCCATTCCTCGAATCCTTCGCGGGGCATCAATGCCGTGTACGCCATGAACCCGGTCATAGCCGGCCTCATTGCGCTCAAGCCTACCCGGCATGACAAGCTCGGCCAAGGAATCTCGGTTGTCACCGACATCGTTTCCTCGCCATATCCGGGCGCATCGGTCGTTCCAGACCTGTGCCGCGTAACGATTGACCGCAGGCTGCTCGTCGGGGAAGACGAAGCGCTCGTCACGGAACAATATGAAGCGCTTCTGCCAGCGGAAGGAAAATACGAAGTAACCGTGGCGGAAGCCGAGCTGAAATGTTACACGGGAAGCACTCTGGGCGGAAAGCGCTTTTTTCCGGCCTGGATGTTGGTAGAAGGGCATCCGCTTGTCGAACATACGGTTTCGGCGCTGGAGGCTATCGGCTTATCCCCGGAGCTGTCGGCATACAGCTTCTGCACGAATGGCAGCTATTCGGCAGGAACGGCAGGAGTGCCGACGATCGGATTTGGGCCGTCTTACGAGCATGTCGCCCATATTGTGGACGAGTACATCGAGCTTGATCAACTGATTCAAGCGGCCGAAGGGTATTATGCGCTGGCATCGGCGATAACGAATTTGACCCGCGACGGGTTTGCGAATCGGTGA
- a CDS encoding N-acyl-D-amino-acid deacylase family protein → MNSYDIVIKNAKIVDGTGSPWYYADIAVAGDTIARIGKINDTGSASVFDAKGLVASPGFIDMHSHSDLFVMESGLVSAKLRQGITTELLGQDGISAAPLPQAFIERWQGNLSGLDGMPDIEWDWHDVDSYLSKIESAQPVCNYAYLAPHGNLRMQVIGLDNRKATVEEIKQMKELLREALDQGACGLSSGLIYLPCMYGDYTEIEALCEVAAEYGVPFIVHQRSEGDEILESMDELLVIAERTGVHLHFSHFKVCGRLNWHKTREVLVKLDNARHRGIEVTFDQYPYTAGSTMLSATLPPWAHEGGAAKLMERLRTPELREKMAADMTTGFAGWDSMYAWAGPDGILITSVETEQNKNCVGRTLQQITEARGSSDPISTALDLILEENNAVGMVDFVMDDASVATIMQHPAGTICTDGLLGGQPHPRAFGSFPKVLGKYTREDKLFTLEESIRRMTSQPARIIGFTDRGTIRKGMKADIVIFDEAGVKDTATYDNPRSYSEGIALVMVNGKLVVEGDAEHRLPSGKVLRRSYL, encoded by the coding sequence TTGAACAGCTATGACATTGTGATCAAAAACGCCAAAATCGTCGACGGTACGGGGAGTCCATGGTATTACGCCGACATCGCTGTCGCGGGAGATACGATTGCCCGAATCGGAAAAATCAACGATACGGGCAGCGCATCGGTATTCGATGCGAAAGGACTTGTCGCAAGCCCGGGCTTTATCGACATGCACAGCCATTCAGACCTGTTCGTCATGGAGTCGGGACTTGTGTCGGCCAAGCTCCGCCAAGGCATTACGACCGAGCTTCTGGGTCAGGACGGCATCTCCGCCGCCCCGCTTCCGCAAGCATTTATCGAGCGCTGGCAGGGTAATCTTTCCGGACTCGACGGCATGCCGGATATCGAATGGGACTGGCATGACGTGGACAGTTACCTTTCCAAGATCGAATCGGCGCAGCCGGTCTGTAATTACGCGTATCTCGCCCCGCACGGCAATTTGCGGATGCAGGTAATTGGCTTGGACAACCGGAAGGCGACAGTGGAAGAAATCAAACAAATGAAGGAACTGCTGCGCGAGGCGCTGGATCAAGGCGCGTGCGGCTTGTCGAGCGGGTTGATTTATCTCCCCTGCATGTATGGCGACTACACGGAAATCGAAGCGCTGTGCGAGGTGGCGGCCGAATACGGCGTACCGTTTATCGTTCACCAGCGCAGCGAAGGCGACGAAATTTTGGAATCGATGGACGAGCTGCTGGTAATTGCGGAACGAACAGGCGTTCACCTGCATTTCTCGCATTTCAAAGTATGCGGCCGGCTCAACTGGCACAAAACGCGGGAAGTTCTCGTAAAGCTGGACAACGCTCGGCATCGCGGCATCGAGGTGACCTTCGACCAATATCCGTACACCGCAGGCAGCACAATGCTGAGCGCGACGCTGCCGCCTTGGGCACACGAGGGGGGCGCCGCGAAGCTGATGGAACGTCTGCGGACACCGGAGCTGCGCGAGAAGATGGCGGCGGATATGACGACCGGCTTTGCAGGATGGGATAGCATGTACGCGTGGGCCGGACCTGACGGGATTCTCATTACTTCTGTGGAAACCGAGCAAAACAAAAACTGCGTCGGGCGTACACTGCAGCAAATTACCGAAGCGAGAGGCAGCAGCGATCCCATCTCAACGGCGCTTGATTTGATTTTGGAAGAAAATAACGCAGTCGGTATGGTCGATTTCGTTATGGATGACGCATCCGTCGCGACCATTATGCAGCATCCGGCGGGTACAATCTGCACTGACGGCTTGCTAGGCGGACAGCCGCATCCGCGGGCATTCGGTTCCTTTCCGAAGGTTCTTGGCAAATATACCCGGGAGGACAAGCTGTTTACGCTGGAGGAATCAATCCGTCGCATGACGTCTCAGCCCGCTCGCATTATCGGGTTTACGGACCGGGGAACGATTCGCAAAGGGATGAAAGCCGATATCGTCATTTTTGACGAGGCAGGTGTGAAGGATACGGCAACGTATGACAATCCGCGTTCTTATTCTGAAGGCATTGCGCTTGTGATGGTAAACGGCAAGTTAGTGGTCGAAGGAGATGCCGAGCATCGCCTGCCGTCCGGTAAAGTGCTTCGCAGAAGCTATCTATAA
- a CDS encoding metal ABC transporter ATP-binding protein — translation MILSSMRDVVFGYGNEPVIENLSLDIHTGQFIGITGANGTSKSTVLKLMLGLLKPWSGSVMFNGSRKDGTKVVVGYVPQQVSSFNAGFPSKVIELVRSGCYTRLGPFGRFNEEQRLVVERSLKQVGMWEYRDRKIGELSGGQKQRVCIARALAQEPQVLVLDEPATGMDSAGRTQLYEFLRHEVSQRGLTVIMVTHELGETAKYLDTLIQLERKEEGWRCSVTNSCSAPFGQER, via the coding sequence TTGATTTTATCGTCCATGCGTGATGTCGTTTTTGGTTATGGAAATGAGCCGGTTATCGAAAACCTCTCGCTTGATATCCATACCGGACAATTTATCGGGATCACGGGAGCGAACGGAACGTCCAAGTCGACTGTGCTGAAGCTGATGCTGGGGCTGCTCAAGCCCTGGAGCGGTTCAGTTATGTTTAATGGCTCAAGGAAAGACGGTACGAAGGTGGTTGTGGGCTATGTGCCGCAGCAGGTGTCTTCTTTCAATGCAGGCTTTCCGAGCAAGGTTATCGAGCTGGTCCGTTCGGGGTGTTATACCCGTCTTGGACCGTTCGGCCGTTTCAATGAAGAACAGCGGCTGGTTGTAGAGCGGAGCCTGAAACAGGTAGGCATGTGGGAGTACCGGGACCGTAAGATCGGGGAATTGTCGGGAGGTCAAAAACAGCGCGTCTGTATCGCTCGCGCACTCGCTCAGGAGCCTCAGGTGCTCGTATTGGATGAGCCGGCTACGGGCATGGATTCGGCGGGCCGGACTCAGCTGTACGAGTTTCTCAGACATGAGGTATCGCAGCGGGGATTAACCGTTATTATGGTCACCCATGAACTTGGTGAAACGGCGAAGTATCTGGATACCCTGATCCAGCTGGAACGGAAGGAGGAGGGATGGCGATGTTCGGTTACGAATTCATGCAGCGCGCCTTTTGGGCAGGAGCGATGA
- the dpaL gene encoding diaminopropionate ammonia-lyase — protein MDRLTRTKAFKWTANERARSIERPAPADMMGCLTVEEAEKARRFHRTFTDYAETPLTSLPGLATHLGVAGIYVKDESYRFGLNAFKVLGGAYAIGMYLAERLGREISELSFDVLRSPEVKVMLGELTFITATDGNHGRGVAWAAQQLGQQAIVYMPKGSSRIRLDNIRATGAEAYITEWNYDECVRHCAKLAKERGWIVIQDTAWEGYEKIPSWIMQGYATLALEAMDQLEAYGAGKPTHLFLQAGVGSFAGAVQGLFAGACGDERPVTAVVEPNKADCLFRSAAAGDGRPRFVTGDMDTIMAGLACGEPNPAAWDVLHEYTDMFISCPDYVAANGMRILGNPIGQDKPVISGESGAVTAGALSLLMTRPELAEAKERLGLNANSHVLLISTEGDTDPEHYRRIVWDGHYPAEN, from the coding sequence ATGGATAGATTGACCCGAACGAAAGCCTTCAAGTGGACGGCAAACGAACGAGCGCGCAGCATAGAGCGGCCCGCGCCTGCGGATATGATGGGGTGCTTGACCGTAGAGGAAGCGGAAAAGGCAAGAAGGTTTCACCGGACTTTCACCGATTACGCCGAGACTCCATTGACGAGCCTGCCCGGTTTGGCCACGCATCTGGGCGTGGCGGGCATTTACGTCAAGGATGAGTCCTACCGGTTTGGGCTTAACGCCTTTAAGGTGCTCGGCGGGGCGTATGCGATCGGGATGTATTTGGCCGAGCGGCTGGGCCGAGAGATCTCGGAACTGTCGTTTGACGTTCTTCGTTCTCCCGAGGTGAAGGTGATGCTTGGCGAATTGACGTTTATTACAGCTACCGACGGCAATCACGGCCGCGGCGTCGCCTGGGCGGCGCAGCAGCTCGGCCAGCAGGCGATCGTGTACATGCCGAAAGGCTCATCGCGGATTCGCCTCGACAATATACGGGCGACCGGGGCTGAAGCGTATATAACGGAATGGAATTATGATGAATGCGTCCGGCATTGTGCGAAGCTCGCGAAGGAACGGGGTTGGATCGTTATTCAGGATACGGCCTGGGAAGGATACGAGAAAATTCCCTCATGGATTATGCAGGGGTACGCCACGCTGGCGCTAGAAGCGATGGATCAACTGGAGGCATACGGCGCGGGCAAGCCGACTCACCTGTTCCTTCAAGCCGGTGTCGGCTCGTTCGCGGGAGCCGTGCAAGGACTGTTCGCCGGGGCTTGCGGAGACGAACGGCCGGTTACAGCCGTAGTGGAGCCGAACAAGGCGGACTGCCTGTTCCGCTCGGCCGCAGCCGGAGATGGCAGGCCGCGTTTCGTAACGGGCGACATGGATACGATTATGGCAGGTCTTGCTTGCGGCGAACCGAACCCTGCGGCATGGGATGTTTTGCATGAATATACGGACATGTTTATTTCTTGCCCGGATTACGTGGCGGCAAATGGGATGCGCATTCTCGGCAATCCGATTGGACAAGACAAGCCCGTCATATCGGGCGAGTCAGGAGCAGTAACGGCTGGTGCGCTGAGTCTGCTCATGACGCGGCCGGAGCTTGCCGAAGCCAAGGAGCGGCTAGGCTTGAACGCAAACTCGCATGTACTGCTGATCAGCACCGAAGGAGATACCGACCCGGAGCATTACCGCCGGATCGTTTGGGATGGTCATTATCCGGCCGAGAATTAA
- a CDS encoding metal ABC transporter substrate-binding protein has product MKYWNRSLTVLSLSVMLIVAGCGSNASTGNNAAGSNAAGNNTAANNGESAAPGASPTTPVKETLEIRTSFYPMYEFTRHVAGDLAHVENLVPAGMEPHDWEPTAQDMASISKADVLIYNGAGMEGWVDQVVDSATGTGLKSVEASHGIEIMEGAEEESEHGEETHEDGEHAHDEGEHEESGHDHDHGGLDPHVWLSPALAIQEVRNIEKGLSEAAPQYKEQFKTNADAYVSELEALDKEYAEALKDSKRKDFITQHAAFGYLAKEYGLTQVPIAGLSPEQEPSAAQMAGIVKFAKEHNVKTIFFETLVSSKVADTIAKEIGAKSAVLNPIEGLTDDEIAAGLDYIGVMHQNLEALKAALNE; this is encoded by the coding sequence ATGAAATATTGGAATCGTAGTTTAACTGTTTTGTCCCTGTCGGTGATGCTGATTGTGGCGGGCTGCGGCTCGAATGCCAGTACGGGAAATAATGCGGCAGGAAGTAATGCGGCGGGAAATAATACTGCGGCAAATAACGGCGAATCGGCAGCACCGGGAGCATCCCCCACTACACCGGTAAAGGAAACGCTGGAGATCAGGACGAGCTTTTATCCGATGTATGAGTTCACGCGTCATGTTGCAGGGGATCTCGCCCATGTGGAAAATCTCGTTCCGGCCGGAATGGAGCCGCATGATTGGGAGCCGACTGCCCAGGACATGGCTTCCATCAGCAAGGCAGACGTACTTATCTATAACGGCGCGGGCATGGAGGGCTGGGTGGATCAGGTGGTGGATAGCGCCACAGGAACCGGGCTTAAGAGCGTCGAGGCCAGTCATGGAATCGAGATTATGGAAGGCGCGGAAGAAGAGTCTGAACATGGCGAAGAGACTCATGAAGACGGTGAACACGCTCATGATGAAGGAGAGCATGAAGAGAGCGGACATGATCATGACCATGGAGGTCTGGACCCGCATGTATGGCTATCCCCGGCGCTGGCGATCCAGGAGGTTCGGAATATTGAGAAGGGGCTGTCCGAAGCGGCTCCGCAATACAAAGAGCAGTTCAAGACCAATGCCGATGCCTATGTGTCCGAACTGGAAGCCCTTGATAAGGAATATGCCGAAGCTTTGAAAGACAGCAAACGCAAGGATTTTATTACACAGCATGCCGCTTTTGGTTATCTTGCCAAGGAATATGGATTGACGCAGGTTCCGATCGCCGGTCTATCGCCTGAACAGGAGCCGTCGGCCGCCCAAATGGCCGGGATTGTCAAGTTTGCGAAGGAGCATAACGTGAAGACAATCTTTTTTGAGACGCTGGTATCCTCCAAAGTTGCCGACACGATAGCCAAGGAGATCGGAGCCAAGTCCGCGGTACTGAATCCGATTGAAGGTTTGACGGATGATGAAATCGCCGCCGGTCTTGACTATATCGGAGTCATGCACCAAAATCTTGAAGCTTTGAAGGCGGCGCTGAACGAATAA
- a CDS encoding amino acid ABC transporter permease, with protein sequence MQLDYSAILPFWSVFLEGAWMTVKFSLISLILGMILGIAGGICKTSGIKTLQVVAGLYTWIFRGTPLLVQLFIIYFGLAQVGLKFEPLEAGIIGMALNTGAYITEIIRSGIQAVDKGQTEASVSLGMSKPVMMLRVIGPQAIKIAIPPLVNQFIMTIKNSSMVSTITITELFRTGEMVITTTFRPLETYTVIGAIYLVMTSILMLAARKLEKGLTAHDRA encoded by the coding sequence ATGCAGTTGGATTACTCAGCTATCCTTCCGTTTTGGTCGGTGTTCCTGGAAGGGGCGTGGATGACGGTGAAATTTTCCCTCATCTCCCTTATTCTTGGTATGATCCTCGGCATTGCCGGGGGGATATGCAAAACGTCGGGCATTAAAACGCTGCAGGTGGTGGCGGGGTTATACACATGGATTTTTCGCGGCACGCCGCTGCTCGTTCAGTTGTTTATCATTTATTTCGGACTCGCACAGGTCGGGCTTAAATTTGAGCCGCTCGAAGCCGGCATTATCGGAATGGCGCTGAATACGGGCGCGTATATCACTGAAATCATCCGGTCCGGCATCCAGGCCGTGGACAAGGGGCAAACGGAAGCGTCTGTGTCACTAGGTATGTCGAAGCCGGTCATGATGCTGCGGGTTATCGGGCCGCAGGCGATCAAGATCGCCATCCCGCCGCTCGTTAACCAATTCATCATGACGATCAAAAACTCTTCCATGGTCTCAACGATCACGATAACAGAACTGTTTCGGACTGGAGAAATGGTCATTACGACGACCTTCAGGCCGCTCGAGACCTATACCGTCATAGGAGCCATCTATTTGGTCATGACAAGCATTCTGATGCTGGCTGCAAGAAAATTGGAGAAAGGGTTGACGGCGCATGATCGAGCTTAA
- a CDS encoding metal ABC transporter permease, with translation MAMFGYEFMQRAFWAGAMIGVIAPLLGVYLMLRRQALMADTLSHVSLAGVALGSVIHLDPALGGFAVAVAGGIVIEQLRRSYRTYSELPVAIIMTSGLALAVVLMSLKQNWSKSFSSYLFGSIVAVSDTQLLLMAIVTFLGLLYFVILRRPLYILTFDEETAAISGGHAKLLSFSFAVLTGMTVAAAMPVVGVLLVSALIVLPASLALRIAPGFTAAILISIGTGWVGVFSSLSLSYYIDTPPGGTIALVLLVFLLTTLLLQKLLRMYGRRSTKKNVQKKEFMKHEILES, from the coding sequence ATGGCGATGTTCGGTTACGAATTCATGCAGCGCGCCTTTTGGGCAGGAGCGATGATCGGCGTGATTGCTCCATTGCTTGGAGTGTATCTCATGCTTCGCAGGCAGGCGCTAATGGCGGATACGTTGTCCCATGTATCCCTTGCCGGGGTTGCCCTGGGCTCGGTTATCCATCTTGATCCCGCCCTCGGCGGGTTCGCGGTGGCCGTTGCCGGAGGGATTGTCATCGAGCAGCTGCGGCGCTCCTATCGTACATACAGTGAACTGCCGGTAGCCATCATTATGACCTCGGGATTGGCGCTTGCCGTCGTATTGATGAGCTTGAAACAGAACTGGAGCAAAAGCTTCAGCTCCTATCTCTTCGGCTCCATTGTAGCGGTCAGCGATACTCAATTGCTGTTAATGGCCATTGTTACGTTCCTCGGGCTGCTGTATTTTGTGATCCTGCGGCGCCCGCTGTATATTCTGACCTTTGACGAGGAGACGGCTGCGATATCCGGCGGTCATGCCAAACTGCTGTCCTTCTCTTTTGCCGTGCTAACCGGGATGACGGTCGCTGCCGCCATGCCTGTTGTGGGCGTCCTTCTGGTTTCAGCGCTGATCGTACTGCCCGCCTCGCTGGCTCTGCGGATTGCTCCCGGCTTCACAGCGGCGATTTTGATTTCCATCGGTACCGGCTGGGTCGGTGTTTTTTCCTCTTTGAGTCTTTCCTATTACATAGATACACCGCCGGGAGGAACGATTGCGCTAGTTCTGCTTGTATTCCTGCTGACAACGCTGCTGCTGCAAAAACTGCTTCGGATGTATGGACGACGGAGCACCAAAAAAAATGTTCAAAAGAAGGAGTTCATGAAACATGAAATATTGGAATCGTAG
- a CDS encoding YgeY family selenium metabolism-linked hydrolase, which produces MIVKEDEMIDFCRRLLQTASCSGQEEEVALLLSQTMSSLGYDDVWTDHLGNVIGKIKGRCKGMTVLFDGHMDTVPADPSQWTRHPYGGEIDGGKIYGRGASDMKGSLAAMVYAVAQLKLAAIVPEGDIYVAGTVCQELFEGVALKAVMDEVKPDLVIIGQATGLDLNIGQRGRAELKATAIGQSAHSSNPEAGSNAVDVMLAFLEQAAAFQPETHDQLGKSIAVITDIVSSPYPGASVIPDRCTVTIDRRLLPGEKEDDVMGRYRSIDPSVQVEIAEQMIDCYTGHRLGGKRYYPAWLMELDDPVVNVALKALHGQGIPAKIGSYQYCTSGSYSAGVAKVPTIGFGPSEERHSHIVDEYIEIEQLAKSAQGYYALAKAFALLPRSEKLEQL; this is translated from the coding sequence GTGATCGTCAAAGAAGACGAAATGATTGATTTCTGCCGAAGGCTGCTTCAAACGGCAAGCTGTTCAGGGCAGGAAGAAGAGGTTGCCTTGCTACTGTCGCAAACGATGTCTTCCCTTGGTTACGACGATGTGTGGACAGACCACCTCGGTAACGTCATTGGTAAAATTAAAGGCCGATGTAAAGGAATGACTGTGTTATTCGACGGCCATATGGATACAGTACCGGCGGACCCATCGCAATGGACGCGTCATCCATACGGCGGAGAAATCGATGGCGGAAAAATTTATGGCCGAGGCGCCTCCGACATGAAAGGGAGTCTTGCGGCCATGGTTTATGCCGTTGCCCAGCTGAAGCTAGCTGCTATCGTACCCGAGGGAGATATTTATGTCGCCGGGACGGTATGTCAGGAGCTTTTTGAAGGAGTCGCTTTGAAGGCGGTCATGGACGAAGTGAAGCCGGATTTGGTCATTATTGGGCAAGCGACCGGACTCGATTTAAATATCGGCCAGCGGGGGCGGGCGGAACTAAAAGCGACGGCCATCGGCCAAAGCGCGCATTCGTCCAACCCCGAGGCGGGTAGCAATGCGGTGGATGTGATGCTTGCATTTTTGGAGCAAGCGGCAGCTTTTCAGCCCGAAACACATGACCAGCTTGGGAAAAGCATTGCGGTCATTACGGATATCGTTTCCTCTCCGTACCCGGGTGCTTCGGTTATTCCCGACCGGTGCACCGTTACGATTGACCGGAGACTTCTGCCGGGGGAGAAGGAAGACGATGTGATGGGGCGGTATCGCTCCATCGACCCTTCCGTCCAGGTGGAAATCGCCGAACAGATGATCGACTGCTATACGGGACATCGTCTGGGAGGCAAACGGTATTATCCGGCTTGGCTGATGGAGCTTGACGACCCGGTCGTCAATGTTGCCTTGAAAGCATTGCACGGCCAAGGCATACCGGCAAAAATCGGAAGCTACCAATATTGCACGAGCGGGAGCTACAGCGCGGGAGTAGCGAAGGTGCCGACGATCGGTTTCGGCCCATCGGAGGAGAGACATTCGCACATTGTGGACGAGTATATCGAAATCGAACAGCTGGCAAAGTCTGCGCAGGGCTATTACGCCTTGGCGAAAGCTTTTGCCCTATTACCGAGGAGTGAGAAGCTTGAACAGCTATGA
- a CDS encoding amino acid ABC transporter ATP-binding protein: MIELKQVNKYYGSHQVLFDVDLTIQLQERVVIIGPSGSGKSTMLRCMNGLESIQTGDVRYRGQSLLDKRKLRMIRREVGMVFQRFHLFPHRTALENVMEGPVWVKGMKKSEARERAAELLAKVGLADKMNNVPSRLSGGQQQRVAIARALAMEPKVMLFDEPTSALDPELVGEVLTVMKQLAAEGMSMVVVTHEMGFAREVADRVLFMDQGRLIESGMPDEVLGKPREERTKAFLSRILH; the protein is encoded by the coding sequence ATGATCGAGCTTAAGCAAGTCAACAAGTACTACGGCAGTCACCAGGTCTTGTTTGATGTCGATCTAACCATACAACTACAGGAGCGGGTTGTAATCATCGGCCCGAGCGGATCCGGTAAAAGCACCATGCTGCGCTGCATGAACGGACTGGAGAGCATTCAGACGGGCGACGTACGGTATCGCGGGCAGTCCCTCCTCGATAAGCGGAAACTTCGGATGATCAGAAGGGAGGTCGGCATGGTCTTTCAGCGGTTTCATCTATTCCCGCACCGGACCGCACTGGAGAACGTCATGGAAGGCCCGGTGTGGGTCAAAGGCATGAAAAAAAGCGAGGCGCGCGAACGGGCTGCGGAACTGCTGGCCAAGGTCGGTCTCGCAGACAAAATGAACAATGTTCCTTCCAGGCTGTCCGGCGGCCAGCAGCAGCGGGTCGCAATCGCGAGAGCTCTTGCGATGGAGCCGAAGGTGATGTTGTTCGATGAGCCGACCTCCGCTTTAGATCCCGAGCTTGTCGGCGAAGTGCTTACCGTCATGAAGCAGTTGGCTGCCGAAGGCATGTCGATGGTCGTGGTCACGCACGAGATGGGGTTTGCGCGCGAGGTGGCCGACCGCGTCTTATTTATGGACCAGGGGCGGCTAATCGAAAGCGGGATGCCGGACGAAGTGCTGGGCAAGCCAAGAGAGGAGCGCACGAAGGCTTTTCTTAGCCGGATATTGCATTAA
- the rpsN gene encoding 30S ribosomal protein S14, producing MAKKSKIVKEQKRQALVDKYADKRRELKEQGDYAALQKLPRDSSPTRQHNRCSVTGRPRGYISKFGVSRIVFRELAHKGQIPGVTKASW from the coding sequence ATGGCCAAGAAATCGAAGATTGTTAAAGAGCAGAAGAGGCAAGCTCTGGTTGACAAGTATGCCGATAAGCGCAGAGAGTTGAAAGAACAAGGGGATTATGCGGCTCTGCAGAAGCTGCCCCGTGATTCATCGCCAACCCGTCAGCATAACCGCTGCTCGGTTACAGGACGTCCCAGAGGATATATCAGCAAGTTTGGGGTATCCCGGATTGTATTTCGCGAATTGGCTCACAAAGGCCAAATTCCCGGCGTGACCAAAGCAAGCTGGTAA